One region of Peromyscus eremicus chromosome 4, PerEre_H2_v1, whole genome shotgun sequence genomic DNA includes:
- the Foxa2 gene encoding hepatocyte nuclear factor 3-beta — protein MHSASSMLGAVKMEGHEPSDWSSYYAEPEGYSSVSNMNAGLGMNGMNTYMSMSAAAMGSGSGNMSAGSMNMSSYVGAGMSPSLAGMSPGAGAMAGMSGSAGAAGVAGMGPHLSPSLSPLGGQAAGAMGGLAPYANMNSMSPMYGQAGLSRARDPKTYRRSYTHAKPPYSYISLITMAIQQSPNKMLTLSEIYQWIMDLFPFYRQNQQRWQNSIRHSLSFNDCFLKVPRSPDKPGKGSFWTLHPDSGNMFENGCYLRRQKRFKCEKQLALKEAAGAGGGGGKKTAAGTQASQAQLGEAAGSASETPAGTESPHSSSSPCQEHKRGGLGELKGTPASALSPPEPAPSPGQQQQAAAHLLGPPHHPGLPPEAHLKPEHHYAFNHPFSINNLMSSEQQHHHSHHHHQPHKMDLKAYEQVMHYPGGYGSPMPGSLAMGPVTNKAGLDASPLAADTSYYQGVYSRPIMNSS, from the exons ATGCACTCGGCTTCCAGTATGCTGGGAGCCGTGAAGATGGAAGGGCACGAGCCATCCGACTGGAGCAGCTACTACGCGGAGCCGGAG GGCTACTCTTCCGTGAGCAACATGAACGCTGGCCTGGGAATGAACGGGATGAACACTTACATGAGCATGTCCGCGGCCGCTATGGGCAGCGGTTCCGGCAACATGAGCGCGGGCTCCATGAACATGTCATCGTATGTGGGCGCTGGAATGAGCCCATCGCTAGCTGGCATGTCCCCGGGCGCGGGCGCCATGGCGGGCATGAGTGGCTCAGCTGGGGCGGCCGGCGTGGCGGGCATGGGACCTCATCTGAGTCCGAGCCTGAGCCCACTCGGGGGACAGGCTGCTGGGGCCATGGGTGGCCTTGCTCCCTATGCCAACATGAACTCGATGAGCCCCATGTACGGGCAGGCGGGCCTGAGTCGTGCGCGGGACCCCAAGACCTACCGACGCAGCTATACACACGCCAAGCCTCCCTACTCGTACATCTCGCTCATCACCATGGCCATCCAGCAGAGCCCCAACAAGATGCTGACGCTGAGCGAGATATACCAGTGGATCATGGACCTCTTCCCTTTCTACCGACAGAACCAGCAGCGCTGGCAGAACTCCATCCGTCACTCGCTCTCCTTCAACGACTGTTTTCTCAAGGTGCCCCGCTCGCCGGACAAGCCTGGCAAGGGCTCCTTCTGGACCCTGCACCCTGACTCGGGCAACATGTTCGAGAACGGTTGCTACTTGCGCCGCCAGAAGCGCTTCAAATGTGAGAAGCAGCTGGCACTGAAGGAAGCCGCGGGTGCAGGCGGAGGCGGAGGCAAGAAGACAGCTGCTGGGACCCAGGCCTCGCAGGCTCAGCTCGGGGAGGCTGCGGGCTCGGCCTCTGAGACTCCGGCGGGCACCGAGTCCCCCCATTCGAGCTCTTCCCCATGTCAGGAACACAAGCGAGGCGGCCTGGGCGAGCTGAAGGGAACACCTGCCTCCGCGCTGAGTCCCCCGGAGCCGGCGCCCTCGcctgggcagcagcagcaggctgcaGCCCACCTGCTGGGTCCACCTCACCACCCAGGCCTGCCACCGGAGGCCCACCTGAAGCCGGAGCACCATTACGCCTTCAACCATCCCTTCTCTATCAACAACCTTATGTCCTCCGAGCAAcaacaccaccacagccaccaccaccatcagcccCACAAAATGGACCTCAAGGCCTATGAACAAGTCATGCACTACCCTGGGGGCTATGGTTCCCCTATGCCAGGCAGCTTGGCCATGGGCCCAGTCACGAACAAAGCGGGCCTGGATGCCTCGCCCCTGGCTGCAGACACCTCCTACTACCAGGGAGTGTACTCCAGGCCTATTATGAACTCCTCCTAA